CTGTGCGGCGGGAGGTCGACATCGGCGTAGTCACCGCTCACATCCACATAGCGGTCGCCGCCTATCCCGGGTGTCCCCCAAAACTCGACCACGTCGCCGACATCGACCCCTACCGACGCCAACAACGACGCCACCAGCCCGTCACCCGACACCTCGTCGGCCACCGCCGCCCCATGACGACGCCACCCCGACAACCGCTCGACCGGCCAATAACCCACCAACCGCACCACACCCCCGACTTCTGCCACAAAGACACGTTGTTGTCGTGGCGGGCGCGGAGGTTGAGGACGTAAGGCAGCCCGGGGGCGTCAGGTATGTCGAAACGTAGTAGCCGTCCCTCATCGCTTCGCCCCCAGAAGAGTCGCCCCAGAAGAAAGGAATCCACTGTTTACTTTATCGAGCGACACCTTTTGACAGCCGTCACTAGATCCAGGGACAGCCCCGAACGGTGGCCTCTGGTTAGGTGAATCCGACACCGATTCCGGCTGCCGCGGCCGATCCTCCGGAATGGAATGCGCCGTGAACATTGACATGCTCAGCGATTACACCGGCGTCGACGTGGCGGACACTTTTCGCCAGATCGCCGAAGCCGGTCAGGACATCGTCGATGCCCAAACCGGAGAGCTGATCATCGTGCGGCACCGGGAGGTGCGTGCGCTGCTTCCCGCCGCCGGACTGACGACCAAGCGTCCGCAACGCGACCTGTTGGCCCTCGACTCGCTGCCGCCGGCCGCGCGGGAGATCCAGCTGGCGATGAAGGCCCACTACGCCCGGTGGCCACTGTTTTCGGACGGCGACTACCACCGGCGCCTCCGGCGGTACCTGACCAGGTCGATGACCGACATCGTCGAGGTCGTGGCCGGCAATGCCGCTGACCATCTCCGGGAGGCGCAGCGGCAGACCGCCGGCAGCTCGTTCTCCTGGCTGGAGCGGGTCGCGGAGCCCATCGCGGCGTCGCTGGTCGGCACCATTCTGGACGTTCACGCGGACGAGGCGGCGGTGCTCATCGACCGGGCGACGGTGATCGTCCGTGAGCTCGCCTGGCCGATCCTGGACGACGCCCGGGCGGCCGACGCCGTCACGGCGCAGCGGGATCTCGCCAGCTGGCTTGAGCGCGCCCTGCCGTCGGCGCAGGGCTCCACCCGCTACCTGCGCGCGCTGCGCGCCATCGCCGACGACCCGGCACTCGGGTTCGAGTCGGCATCGGCCACCCTCGCCCAGACGATCACCGGCGCGTACGACCCGCTCGTCTCGGTCCTCGGCACCCTCGCACTCACCGTCGGGCCGCGGGAGTTGGCCGCGCTGGCGCCCGAGACGATCGCCGAGGAAGTGCTCCGGCTCGCCACCCCGTTCCGCTTCGCGCGCCGTTTCACCACCGAGCCGGCGCGGCTGGCCGGTCACGAGGTCCCGGCCGAGACAAGGATCTTCCTCGGCCTCGCGGCGGCCAACCTGGACCCCCGGGCCTTTCCCGACCCCACGTCCCTTGCCGCGCGGCAGAGCCCGCACGTCGCGTTCGGCCTCGGCCGCCACTACTGCCTCGGCGCCGACGCGGTGCGGAGCTGCCTCGTGGGGGTTGTGGGCGCGCTCGTCGAGGCGCGGGCCGCGTTCACCGCGCACCACGTCGCGTACGCGCCGGAGCTGTCGATCCTGCGGTTCACCGCGATGGACGGGAGCTGGCGGGCGTATTGAGCCACACGAGGGCCGCGGCGGCAACCAGTCGCATGAACCTGCGACAAGTCGGCGACCGGCGGGCGTGGTGTGCTGCTGGGCGTGAGGGCTGAGCCATGACCCGGACGGGGGCGCATACTCTGCCGGCGATGCTGGCGGCCAGGGCGGACCTGGAGCCGGACCGGGTGGCCATCGAGACCTTCGGCGTCGGCACGCTCACCTTCGCCCAGTGGCGCGGTGCCGTCGACACGGCGGCTGGCGGGCTGCTCGAGTCGGGCCTGCGCCGCGGCGATCGGGTGGGGCTGCTCTTCACGAGCCGGGACTGGATCGAGTACGCCATCGCCTACTGCGCGGTCCAGCGCGCCGGTGGCGTCTGCGTGCCCTGCCCCGAGCAGGCTCCCGCCGCCGACCTGCGGTACCTGCTCGACCACTGCGGCGCGGTGGGAGTGCTGCATTCCGCGCAGCATCCCGCGCCGGAGGTGACCTCGTGGCGGCGTACCCTCGCGGACCTGCAGGGGCCGCCCGATCGCGCCGGCAGCGTGCGCCTGAACGCGGGCGACCTCGCCCAGATCCTTTACACATCCGGGACCACCGGGCGCCCGAAAGGCGTGGCGGCGAGCCACCGAAACCTTGTCGCCGGTGCGGCGGCGCGCGGCGGGCGCCGGCCGCTGGCACACTCCGAACACTTCCTGCACGCGTTTCCGATCGGGACGAACGCCGGCCAGACCATGCTGGTCAACGCGCTGGACGCCAAGCCGGCGGCGTTGACGCTGCCGCACTTCACGCCGGCGCGCTTCGCACGGCTTGCCGAGGCGTACCGCGTCGGTTCGATCTTCGTCGTGCCGGCGATGGCGATCGAGCTGATCAACTCGGGCGCACTCACCGGACGTGACCTGTCCGCCGTACGGCTGCTGGGTTCGACCGCCGCGCCGCTGCCGCCGTCCGTCGCGGCCACGCTCGCCGGCCTCCTGCCCCGCGCAGTCATCGTCAACTACTACACCTCCACCGAAGCCGCACCCGCCCATACAGCGATGATCTTCGACCCCAAGCGCCCCGACTCGGTCGGCCGCCCGATCGCGGAGGGGCTGATGATCAGGGGTACCGACGGCGAGCCGCTGCCAACCGGCGAGGTCGGCGACGTCTGGCTGCGCAACCGCCACTCCCGCCACTACTTCCGGGACGAGGCCGCCAGCCAGGCCGTCTTCCAGGACGGCTGGGTACGGATGGGCGACCGCGGCCGGGTCGACGGCGAGGGCTTCCTCTACCTGACCGACCGCGACCCCGACGTCATCAAAGCCGGTGCGCACAAGGTGTCCACCCTGCACGTGGAAGCCGCGCTCTTCGAACATCCGGACGTGCTCGACGCCGCCGTGCTGGGCGTGCCACATCCGGTGCTGGGCACGGCCGTCGCCACCGCGATCGTCGCGCGGTCACCGCTGCGCGCCAGCGACCTGCGCGCATTCCTGCTGGACCGGCTCGCGCCGTACGAGGTGCCGGCCCACGTCGTCTTCGTCGACCAGCTCCCCCGCAACCCCGCTGGCAAGGTCGTCAAGAGGCACCTCTCCCCGCTCTTCACGCCGGAAGGCGAGCAGGCGGGCGCGGCGGTGCGAAGGAGTGTCCACGTTGAACGATGAGCGCCGAAGGCTGGCCGACCTTGTCGTCGCCGCCACCGACGGGGAGATCAGCCTCGAGGACGCTCTGGCGGCGGAAGTCCCGTTCAGCGCCCTGGGCATGAC
The window above is part of the Phytohabitans houttuyneae genome. Proteins encoded here:
- a CDS encoding cytochrome P450 — encoded protein: MNIDMLSDYTGVDVADTFRQIAEAGQDIVDAQTGELIIVRHREVRALLPAAGLTTKRPQRDLLALDSLPPAAREIQLAMKAHYARWPLFSDGDYHRRLRRYLTRSMTDIVEVVAGNAADHLREAQRQTAGSSFSWLERVAEPIAASLVGTILDVHADEAAVLIDRATVIVRELAWPILDDARAADAVTAQRDLASWLERALPSAQGSTRYLRALRAIADDPALGFESASATLAQTITGAYDPLVSVLGTLALTVGPRELAALAPETIAEEVLRLATPFRFARRFTTEPARLAGHEVPAETRIFLGLAAANLDPRAFPDPTSLAARQSPHVAFGLGRHYCLGADAVRSCLVGVVGALVEARAAFTAHHVAYAPELSILRFTAMDGSWRAY
- a CDS encoding class I adenylate-forming enzyme family protein, whose translation is MLAARADLEPDRVAIETFGVGTLTFAQWRGAVDTAAGGLLESGLRRGDRVGLLFTSRDWIEYAIAYCAVQRAGGVCVPCPEQAPAADLRYLLDHCGAVGVLHSAQHPAPEVTSWRRTLADLQGPPDRAGSVRLNAGDLAQILYTSGTTGRPKGVAASHRNLVAGAAARGGRRPLAHSEHFLHAFPIGTNAGQTMLVNALDAKPAALTLPHFTPARFARLAEAYRVGSIFVVPAMAIELINSGALTGRDLSAVRLLGSTAAPLPPSVAATLAGLLPRAVIVNYYTSTEAAPAHTAMIFDPKRPDSVGRPIAEGLMIRGTDGEPLPTGEVGDVWLRNRHSRHYFRDEAASQAVFQDGWVRMGDRGRVDGEGFLYLTDRDPDVIKAGAHKVSTLHVEAALFEHPDVLDAAVLGVPHPVLGTAVATAIVARSPLRASDLRAFLLDRLAPYEVPAHVVFVDQLPRNPAGKVVKRHLSPLFTPEGEQAGAAVRRSVHVER